One window of Labilithrix sp. genomic DNA carries:
- a CDS encoding antibiotic biosynthesis monooxygenase: MLFGLFGKFVAVEGQRDALVQKLLRAAELMQSVPSCLLYVVNTSSSEPDAVLVTEIWSDERAHGASLSMPGVRELIQTTMPLVASAPEGTRFTPVGGKGLSALTGK, translated from the coding sequence ATGCTCTTCGGTTTGTTCGGGAAGTTCGTCGCCGTCGAAGGCCAGCGCGATGCGCTCGTGCAGAAGCTGCTCCGCGCCGCCGAGCTGATGCAGTCCGTCCCGTCGTGCCTGCTCTACGTCGTCAACACGTCGTCGTCCGAGCCGGACGCCGTGCTCGTCACCGAGATCTGGAGCGACGAGCGCGCGCACGGCGCGTCGCTGTCGATGCCGGGCGTGCGCGAGCTCATTCAGACGACGATGCCGCTCGTCGCGTCGGCGCCGGAGGGCACACGCTTCACGCCGGTCGGCGGCAAAGGTCTGTCGGCGCTGACCGGGAAGTGA
- a CDS encoding DsbA family oxidoreductase, translating into MGEKRDVRIDVWSDVICPWCWLGRARLEKAVAAFGSERVEVVFRSFELDPKSDPDLDVSTNEMLQKKFGIGPAQLEAMHDRLRKLGAADGIEYRFDKTRTSNTFAAHQLVVFAKESGKQLAMVDRLFAANFKEGVRIGDRAALVKLAGEVGLDTSAVEAGLAEDRWAEAVRADEAEARTIGISGVPFFLFDGKVAVSGAESAEVLGRALTKTVAPPVSRC; encoded by the coding sequence ATGGGCGAGAAACGTGACGTGCGCATCGATGTCTGGTCGGACGTGATCTGTCCGTGGTGCTGGCTCGGCCGTGCGCGGCTCGAGAAGGCGGTCGCGGCCTTCGGGAGCGAGCGGGTGGAGGTGGTCTTCCGCAGCTTCGAGCTCGATCCGAAGAGCGATCCCGACCTCGACGTCTCGACGAACGAGATGCTGCAGAAGAAATTCGGGATCGGTCCGGCGCAGCTCGAGGCGATGCACGACCGGCTCAGGAAGCTCGGCGCCGCCGACGGGATCGAGTACCGCTTCGACAAGACGCGGACCTCGAACACCTTCGCCGCGCACCAGCTCGTCGTCTTCGCGAAGGAGAGCGGCAAGCAGCTCGCGATGGTCGATCGCCTCTTCGCCGCGAACTTCAAGGAGGGGGTCCGGATCGGCGATCGCGCCGCGCTCGTGAAGCTGGCCGGCGAGGTCGGCCTCGACACGTCGGCGGTGGAGGCCGGCCTCGCCGAGGACCGCTGGGCGGAGGCGGTGCGCGCGGACGAGGCGGAGGCGCGCACGATCGGGATCTCGGGCGTTCCGTTCTTCCTCTTCGACGGGAAGGTCGCGGTGTCCGGCGCGGAGTCCGCCGAGGTGCTCGGCCGCGCCCTGACGAAGACGGTCGCTCCGCCCGTATCGAGGTGTTAA
- a CDS encoding fused MFS/spermidine synthase — protein MTDTTAALGAAFLLLGGLRLWLAWRSRSVVVGERNGTAVIVRRRGRYRELVLRKDGRELVQSRQAVGDPLDSGPGYVDGFHVAMLLEPRPEQVLFLGGGACIAPRQFEAAYPDVSIDVVENDPWVIAAANRYFGFRITKRISVHATDARKFVKESTFGPYDLVVLDVYDAHGIPPSLRGPELFGALRSALKDSGALIANLVAGSDDVRARIAEAFRGWEIADFVVDDQNTLVLAAPSIPPREVLRERARSTKSRAGDVLRAARNGSPSAGIEPSHGRET, from the coding sequence ATGACCGACACGACCGCCGCGCTCGGCGCCGCGTTCCTCCTCCTCGGCGGCCTGCGGCTGTGGCTCGCGTGGCGGTCGCGGAGCGTCGTCGTCGGCGAGCGGAACGGGACCGCGGTGATCGTCCGGCGCCGCGGGCGCTACCGCGAGCTCGTGCTGCGGAAGGACGGGCGCGAGCTCGTGCAGTCGCGGCAGGCGGTGGGGGACCCGCTCGACTCCGGACCCGGCTACGTCGACGGCTTCCACGTCGCGATGCTGCTCGAGCCGCGCCCGGAGCAGGTCCTCTTCCTCGGCGGCGGCGCCTGCATCGCGCCGCGGCAGTTCGAGGCGGCATATCCCGACGTGAGCATCGACGTCGTGGAGAACGATCCTTGGGTGATCGCGGCGGCCAATCGGTATTTCGGATTCCGCATTACGAAGCGCATTTCCGTCCACGCGACGGACGCGCGCAAGTTCGTCAAGGAGTCGACCTTTGGCCCTTATGACCTCGTCGTGCTCGACGTCTACGACGCGCACGGTATTCCGCCTTCGCTCCGCGGCCCCGAGCTCTTCGGCGCGTTGCGGAGCGCGCTCAAGGACAGCGGCGCGCTGATCGCCAATCTGGTCGCGGGCTCGGACGACGTGCGCGCGCGTATCGCGGAGGCGTTTCGCGGGTGGGAGATCGCCGACTTCGTCGTCGACGACCAGAACACGCTCGTCCTCGCCGCGCCGTCGATCCCGCCGCGCGAGGTCCTCCGCGAGCGCGCTCGATCGACGAAGTCGCGGGCGGGCGACGTCCTGCGAGCCGCGCGCAACGGCAGCCCATCGGCCGGCATCGAACCGAGCCATGGGCGAGAAACGTGA
- a CDS encoding MFS transporter, producing MTIEAEERPRLARILPFLTLTVFLDLVGYGIILPLLPSYIGELGGSPQVVGILFASFAAAQLVAMPVLGRTSDRHGRRRVIAISLAANAVAMILFSLAIRHHALWLLFASRILAGVTSGNIGACQAAIADISEGAERVRAMGKVGAGIGLGVMLGPWIGGRASTLGDAAPPLFAAAMAFVALVGVLVFLPETNTRALVTARPHLSLKALGSNPKIAIVMTLYFFMFLYMTTLQTALALLVAERFGWTKERVGDLFGLFGLVTLVMQFGVVGPISRRMTSPSVLSGAGVLAAIGLAAIALASSSTVLVGGLVVLAMAVGLSHPQLASLASQYAGPGQQGTVLGFAQSSGALSRTIGPILWGSLYHHLGPSAAFLGGTSAAVVVAVVASIARKAPRTVEP from the coding sequence ATGACGATCGAAGCGGAGGAGCGCCCGCGGCTCGCCCGCATCCTGCCGTTTTTGACGCTCACCGTCTTCCTCGATCTTGTGGGCTACGGGATCATCCTGCCGCTCTTGCCCTCGTACATCGGCGAGCTCGGCGGCTCGCCGCAGGTCGTGGGGATCCTCTTCGCGTCGTTCGCGGCGGCGCAGCTCGTGGCGATGCCCGTCCTCGGCCGCACGTCCGATCGCCACGGGCGGCGGCGCGTGATCGCGATCTCGCTCGCGGCCAACGCCGTCGCGATGATCCTCTTCTCCCTCGCGATCCGTCATCACGCGCTCTGGCTCCTCTTCGCGTCGCGCATCCTCGCGGGCGTGACCTCGGGGAACATCGGCGCGTGCCAGGCGGCGATCGCGGACATCTCGGAGGGCGCGGAGCGCGTGCGCGCGATGGGCAAGGTCGGCGCCGGCATCGGGCTCGGCGTGATGCTCGGCCCCTGGATCGGCGGGCGCGCGAGCACGCTCGGCGACGCGGCGCCTCCGCTCTTCGCGGCGGCGATGGCCTTCGTCGCGCTCGTCGGCGTCCTCGTCTTCCTCCCGGAGACGAACACGCGCGCCCTCGTCACCGCGCGCCCGCACCTGTCGCTCAAGGCGCTCGGATCGAACCCGAAGATCGCGATCGTGATGACGCTCTATTTCTTCATGTTCCTCTACATGACGACCCTGCAGACGGCGCTCGCGCTCCTCGTCGCCGAGCGCTTCGGATGGACGAAGGAGCGCGTCGGCGATCTGTTCGGGCTCTTCGGGCTCGTGACGCTCGTGATGCAGTTCGGCGTCGTCGGCCCGATCTCGCGCCGCATGACGTCGCCGAGCGTCCTCTCCGGCGCGGGGGTCCTCGCCGCGATCGGCCTCGCGGCGATCGCGCTCGCGTCGTCCTCCACCGTCCTCGTCGGCGGTCTCGTCGTCCTCGCGATGGCGGTCGGCCTCTCGCATCCGCAGCTCGCGTCGCTCGCCTCGCAGTACGCCGGCCCCGGCCAGCAAGGGACCGTGCTCGGGTTCGCGCAGTCCTCCGGCGCGCTCTCGCGCACGATCGGGCCCATCCTCTGGGGCTCGCTCTATCACCACCTCGGCCCGTCGGCGGCGTTCCTGGGCGGGACCTCCGCCGCCGTCGTCGTCGCCGTCGTCGCGTCGATCGCGCGCAAGGCGCCGCGTACGGTCGAGCCATGA
- a CDS encoding protease inhibitor I42 family protein: MRLLSIVALGTFALALSTVGCSADSGEEAPAASENELSVAAEEIATDADEGKTVRVYEGQDFVLRLPANATTGYQWKVTRTNRTFAYPYASTYETAATRGRPTLEGEPTGLPIAPPVGSGGTAVFKWHTNPVTDVTGAPVMSKIGKHALTLEYRRPWESADAPAAKTFSITVEVVRMPDFPFPPKNDDQCGDDVCSDGQSCQFCWGQLACIPRGAIC; this comes from the coding sequence ATGCGTCTTCTTTCCATCGTCGCTCTCGGCACCTTCGCTCTCGCTCTCTCCACCGTCGGCTGCTCTGCGGACAGCGGCGAAGAGGCCCCCGCGGCCAGCGAGAACGAGCTCTCCGTCGCGGCCGAGGAGATCGCGACCGACGCCGACGAGGGCAAGACCGTTCGCGTCTACGAGGGGCAGGACTTCGTGCTCCGTCTCCCCGCCAACGCGACGACGGGCTACCAGTGGAAGGTCACGCGGACCAACCGCACCTTCGCGTATCCGTACGCGTCGACCTACGAGACCGCCGCGACGCGCGGTCGTCCGACGCTCGAGGGCGAGCCCACCGGTCTGCCGATCGCCCCGCCGGTCGGCTCGGGCGGCACCGCCGTCTTCAAGTGGCACACGAACCCGGTCACGGACGTGACGGGCGCGCCGGTCATGTCGAAGATCGGCAAGCACGCGCTCACGCTCGAGTACCGCCGCCCGTGGGAGTCGGCGGACGCTCCCGCCGCGAAGACCTTCAGCATCACCGTCGAGGTCGTGCGGATGCCGGACTTCCCGTTCCCCCCGAAGAACGACGATCAGTGCGGCGACGACGTCTGCAGCGACGGCCAGAGCTGCCAGTTCTGCTGGGGCCAGCTCGCCTGCATCCCGCGCGGCGCGATCTGCTGA
- a CDS encoding DUF2330 domain-containing protein, with protein MLRLIGFAVLVVSFTVFLPPDAKACGMFTRPSAESTEDTLKTPYLSVERTLLVWDRETKEEDFVREARFERAAQGFGFVVPTPTKPEVFAVKDPPFDRLQQRMPYVPYKAPPPMKHVPGLGGGGASAAKPDAEPVEVLAQQKIGSFTAFTLQASEAGAFDEWLGDNGFVIPTEARSWLEHYVRLKFFFVAFKYDAPASATKSMTSETVRIRFKTPKPYYPYMDATHPKGMDLLRPRTLLGWTITRDRMIDVARCTKDAGPGKAVGWRRPWSYSWQPEVTPEDVALALGPDLAAIVPRAPKLWVQPFRDLKSSREGYGDVVLVNLFNDETFTRADEDAHRVLLGVLDPALAGGEGDVLQRMKYTRRQLDEAADEEQKKRSASCATAPGAAGGGGWVFALAAIALLRRRGFVLALGLLGCRRTEATDAGAPAASSAAEPFDAEALMRPYTTAEREERVFDVLRGKDPGYVLEDPDARPTPTVDLSFEAKPGGFVPPDSGARDLTRDRALRRCYLDARRSAPTLDVATVVLHLVVDAEGYISTADGVSADAGAVDLPSCVLRSVRQRRQVVEIARETNVTLQITFRAGPPDEDGSTRE; from the coding sequence GTGCTCCGTCTCATCGGCTTCGCGGTCCTCGTGGTCTCGTTCACCGTGTTCCTCCCGCCCGACGCGAAGGCGTGCGGGATGTTCACGCGGCCTTCGGCCGAGAGCACGGAGGACACGCTCAAGACGCCGTACCTGAGCGTCGAGCGCACGCTCCTCGTCTGGGATCGAGAGACGAAGGAGGAGGACTTCGTGCGCGAGGCTCGCTTCGAGCGCGCCGCGCAGGGCTTCGGCTTCGTCGTCCCCACGCCGACGAAGCCCGAGGTCTTCGCGGTGAAGGATCCGCCGTTCGACCGGCTGCAGCAGCGGATGCCCTACGTCCCCTACAAGGCCCCGCCGCCGATGAAACACGTGCCGGGCCTCGGGGGAGGGGGCGCGTCGGCGGCCAAGCCGGACGCCGAGCCGGTGGAGGTCCTCGCGCAGCAGAAGATCGGGAGCTTCACCGCGTTCACGCTCCAGGCCTCGGAGGCGGGGGCGTTCGACGAGTGGCTCGGCGACAACGGCTTCGTGATCCCGACGGAGGCGCGCTCCTGGCTCGAGCACTACGTCAGGCTGAAGTTCTTCTTCGTCGCGTTCAAGTACGACGCGCCCGCCTCCGCGACGAAGAGCATGACGAGCGAGACGGTGCGGATCCGCTTCAAGACGCCGAAGCCGTACTACCCGTACATGGACGCGACGCATCCGAAGGGGATGGACCTCCTTCGCCCGCGCACGCTCCTCGGGTGGACGATCACGCGCGATCGGATGATCGACGTCGCGCGCTGCACGAAGGACGCGGGGCCGGGGAAGGCCGTCGGATGGCGCCGGCCGTGGTCGTACAGCTGGCAACCCGAGGTCACGCCGGAGGACGTCGCCCTCGCGCTGGGCCCCGACCTCGCCGCGATCGTGCCGCGCGCGCCGAAGCTCTGGGTGCAGCCGTTCCGCGATTTGAAGTCGTCGCGAGAAGGATACGGCGACGTCGTCCTCGTGAACCTGTTCAACGACGAGACGTTCACGCGCGCGGACGAGGACGCGCATCGCGTGCTCCTCGGCGTGCTCGATCCCGCGCTCGCCGGCGGTGAGGGCGACGTGCTCCAGAGGATGAAGTACACGCGGCGGCAGCTCGACGAGGCGGCCGACGAAGAGCAGAAGAAACGCTCCGCCTCGTGCGCGACCGCGCCCGGAGCCGCGGGCGGCGGCGGATGGGTCTTCGCGCTCGCGGCGATCGCGCTCCTTCGTCGGCGCGGGTTCGTCCTCGCGCTCGGGCTGCTCGGATGCCGGCGCACCGAGGCGACCGACGCTGGAGCTCCGGCGGCGTCGTCCGCCGCCGAGCCCTTCGACGCGGAGGCGCTGATGCGTCCGTACACGACGGCCGAACGTGAAGAGAGGGTGTTCGACGTCTTGCGGGGGAAGGATCCGGGCTACGTGCTCGAGGATCCCGACGCGCGTCCCACGCCGACGGTGGACCTCTCGTTCGAGGCGAAGCCGGGCGGCTTCGTTCCTCCGGACTCCGGCGCTCGCGACCTCACGCGCGATCGCGCCCTTCGACGTTGTTATCTCGACGCGCGGAGGTCGGCTCCAACCCTCGACGTGGCGACGGTGGTGTTGCACCTCGTCGTCGACGCCGAGGGCTACATCTCGACCGCGGACGGCGTGAGCGCCGACGCCGGAGCAGTCGACCTTCCGAGCTGCGTCCTCCGTAGCGTCCGCCAGCGGAGGCAGGTCGTCGAGATCGCGCGCGAGACCAACGTGACGCTCCAGATCACGTTCCGCGCGGGCCCTCCCGACGAAGATGGATCCACGCGGGAGTAG